GGCTGGGCCGCGTCGGTCCTGGTGCCGGCCCCGTGGCGGTTCGTCATCTGGGGCGTGCTGCTCGCGGCCGAGGTCGGGGTGCTGTTCGTGGAGCGGAGTGCCGGGCTGCCGCGCCGACTGCACGTGGGGCACCTGGTGGAGCGGGTGGGGCTCTTCGTGATCATCGTGTTCGGCGAGTCGGTCGTCGGGCTGATCGGGTCGCTGGACACCGAGTGGACCGCTGCCGGCGGGTGGGTGGCGCTCGTCGGCTTCGTCATGCTGGCCGCCCTGTGGTGGTCCTACTTCGACTTCGGGTCCGCGGCGGCGGAGACCGTGTTGCGCGCGGCGGCGGGCGACAGGGCCGTCCCGCTCGCCCGGGACGTCACCGCCTTCCTCCACTTCTTCGTCACCGCGGGGGTCGTGGCCATGGCGGGCGGTCTGGCCACCGCCGTGGAGGAGGCCGGGCAGGGGCACGGGCACCTCGCACGCGGCGCGGTGGTCGCCCTCGCCGGGGGCCTGGCGCTCTACCACACCGCACACGCCTGCATCGCCCTGCGCTTCGGCCGTCGCCCCCTGCTCGTGGCGACCTGGGCGGTGCCCGGCGTCGGCGTCCCGCTCCTGGTCATCGGCGTCGCGGGGCACCTCGCGCCCTGGCAGGTCGTCGCGGTCCTGACCGCGGAGGTCGTCGCCCACCTGCTGTACGCCCGGTGGGTGACGACGCGACGGCTCCGCACACGCACCGCGTGACGGCGGTGTGAACGCCAGGCCCCGGCGCTCCGGCCGCCGAGCCGACCGGACGCAGGGTCGGCCGATGCCGTCCGACCGCCGCGCCCGTCGGCCGCAGGGCCGACCGGCCGCCGCGTCGACCGGACTCGGTACGGCCGTCCTGGCGGCCGGGGTCGGATCCGTGCGGCCGTCCTGGCAGCCGGTCACCGGGCCCGTGTCCGCCGTCGGTTCACGGGCGCAGGAGCGGGAAGTCGACGCGGGCCCACAGGTCGCGCACTCCGGTGGGCACCTCGTCGGCCGGGGTCCCGTCGGTGGTCCAGACGTGGGCGTGGGCGGGGGACCCGTCGGCCGGCGGCCAACCCGGCTCCCCGGTGGCGGCGAAGTCGGCCCAGGCGCGCACCATGCGACCCGCCAGTTCGCGGTCGGCGGGGGTCGGTGGACCGCCGATGAGGAACTCCAGGTGGGGACAGTCCAGATTGCCGAAGGCGAACGGCATGTCGGCGCAGTGCCAGGCCCGTACCACCCGGTCCGGCTCGAGGCGCCGACGGTCGAAACGTGACCGGAACACCCTGCCGCCGCCCCGTGCGTGCAGTTCGGCGAGCCGGGTGGTGAACTCGCCGAACAGCAGGTCGCCGAAGACGGCGAGGTAGACGTCGAGCACCGGGGCGTGGGGCATGGCCGCGCGGTAGCCGGCGACCAGGCCGTCGGGGAGGCCGAAGTCCTCGACGAAACGGGCGAGTCGCTCGTCGGTGGTGACCTTGGCACTGCTGCCGACGGCGTCGAGCAACCAGTACTCCTCCGTGGTGTGACACACCAGCAGGTCCACGTCGCGGGCCGCGCCGGCGGCCAGCCGCGCGAGGGGGTCGGTGGGCAGGACGTCGCCGTCGAGGACGGGCGCGTAGAGCACGGGGTCGTAGTGGCGTGAGCCGGACGCCGGGTCGTTCCGGTAGGCGTCCACGACCCGGTCCGAGGCGGCGACCAGGGCCTGCGGGCTCGTGGAGGCCAGGCCCCGGGCCGTGGCGGCGCACCCCGCGGCCGCGGCGACCTCACGGGTCGTCGCCGCGGCCACGCCGGGGGTGGCGTACGGGCTGGCGGCGCTGTGCGCGATGGCCCGGTGGAACAGGCCCCGGGCCCGGTCCATCACCATCAGGCAGGCGACGGACGTGGCGCCGGCGGACTGGCCGGCGACCGTGACGTTTCCGGGATCGCCGCCGAACGCGGCGATGTTGTCGCGCACCCAGCGCAGGGCCGCGACCTGGTCGAGCAGGCCCCGGTTGTCCGGGTGGGCGTTCGTCCCGTCGCCCGGCCCGCCGGCCTCCGCGTGGTCCGGCTCGTCGGCCGGTACGTGTCCGAAGCCCTCGAAACCCACCCGGTAGTTGAGGGTGACCACCACCAGGCCGGCACGCGCCAGCGCGGTGCCGTCGAAGTCGGGTTGGGCCGAGGAGCCGAAGGTGTACGCGCCGCCGTGGATCCACACCAGCACGGGCAGGCGTCCGCCGACGCGCGCCGGGGTCCAGACGTTGACGGTGAGCACGTCCTCGTCACCGGGTGACCACGCCGGGGCGCCGGGCAGTCGGGCCGACTGCGGGGCCACCGGGCCGAAGGCGGTGCAGTCCCGTACCTCCGTCCACGGCCGTGCCGGGCGCGGCGCCCGGAAGCGGTCGGCGCCGAACGGCGGCGCGGCGTACGGGATCCCGAGGACGGCGACGACGTCGGCGGACGCCCGCAGGCCCCGTACCGGGCCGGTCGTCGTCTGGAAGACGTGCATGGAGGGCCACCTCTCGCCGCGGGTCACGTCGCCGGGGTCGGCGGTGGCCCCAGCCTCCCACCGCCCCGTACGCCATGACCAACACCAAGATCACGACGACTGACGCGCCCGCGATGTCAATCAGGCCCAGGAGACGGGGCCTTGGGGTCCGCCGACGTCACGCCGATGGGTCCGCGTGCCGCCTCCGCGTGCCGCCGCCTCCGCCGGGCCGAGGGCGGCCGTACGAGCACCGGCCCCCGGGCCGGCGCCCGTTGGGGTACGCCCTCTCCGCCACTGTGCGCGCGAGGGCTCCCCGGCGCATCCGCCCGCCGGGAGTTCGGTGACAACCAGGCACCTAAACCTCGCTTTGCCATTATTTTAATTGACAAATCACCCAAAGAGTGATTTGCGAGGTCGGTCTGTGTGTGCTGCGCTGGATGTGCAAGGAAAGAATGCCCACTCCAAAGGAGATGATGGGGTATGGCGACGCTGGACAACGTGACCCGTGAGCAAGTCAAGGCTGCGCTCGACACCGAGGTCGAACAGGTACTGAACCCCGGCGAGGCCCAGGGCTTCTACCGTGACACCCGCGAATGCGCGGCACTTGCCCTGAAGGGCGGCTCCGGCAGCCTGCTGCTGTCACCGCCTGCTCCCCGTCCGAAGAAGCGCTGACGGGTAACGGCATGGAGAGTCCCGGCACTCAGACGCCCCTGGCAGGCGCTGTGCAGGACCTCGCTTCCCAGGTGGTCTCCGCCCTCGAGGGCGGAGACCACTCGGCGGTGTTCGCCGGTACGGCGGCGGCCGTCACCAGCGACGAGGACCTCCTGCTCGCGGCCGTACGCGTCCTCGGCCCCGACGCGCTGCTGCCCGGCACCCTCGGCACGAGCCCGCCACACCCCGACGACCTCGCACTCTTCGAGAAGGCGGTCATCGCCTTCCCGCCCGCCCCGGACGCGTCGCTCACCTCGCGCTGGACCCACTGGGGGATGACGCGCACCCTGCGCGACCTCAGCACCGCGGCCATCGTCCCGCACGACGACGAACCCGACACCGCATGGGTGGACACCCTGCCCTGGCAGACGCTCACCCATCAGCTGGCGCTGCTCGCCGGCCTCGCGGCGCCCCCGGTGCCGGCCGCTGTCCAGGCGTCGTCCGTGCCGACCGCGCCATCGACGGCGGAGAGCGCACTGGTTCGCGCCGCCGGCCGGCGGACCGTGGACATCGCGCGCGGCTTCGTCCGTGCCGTACGCCGCCGGGGCTGGCTGCAGGCCGCCGGAGCGGGCCGCTGGCTGTCGGTCCTGGACGACGTCCCGGACACGCTGGGGCTCGACACCGGGCTGGAGTTCGTCGCGGCGATGGGCGGCGACGACCCCCGCGTGGCCCTGCACCTCCACGCCGCCCGGCACGGGCGGGCGCAGGGCCGGGGAGACGCCCGATGACGCCGCCGTCCGCGGGCCCGCCCCGCGGAGGCCCGACAGACCTGACGGGCCGGCCGGGCCGTACACGTCCGGCAGGCGAGGCGGAGCCGACGGACGAGACGCACGCGACCGGCCGGACCGATCCGACCGGCCAGGCCGGCCCGACGGATCTGACCGCAGTGGCCGGTGCCGCGCTGAGCTGGCTGTCCGCCCACCGCGCCGACTTCCGCCTCGGGCCGCACGCGCTGGAGCCGGATGCCGACCCCAACGCCTCGTGGAAGCGCGTCGGCGAACTGGCCCAGCTGTGCGCCTGCGTCCGCCGCAGCACGGCCCCGGGCTCGCCGCTCCACGGGACGGCGACCGCCCTGGTGCGCCACGCCTGGCACGAGGCCGGCGACGGCGCCCTCTTCCTCGACGTCCAGCGCCTCGAGCCGAACGCCACGTACCCCCTCGAGGTGTACGCGGCGTTCGCCGACGCGGGACTGCGCCACCCGCCGTACGAGGAACTGATCGGCCTGCTCGTGCGCACCCGCGGCTGGCGTACGCCGGAGCTGCTGCCCAACCGCCTGCTCGGCGTCCTCAACTCGGAGCACCGCGCCGGGCTGGCACCGCGCAGGCGGATGGACGAGCCGCTGCGGCGCACGTGGCTCGGGGCCCTCCCCGAACCGTGGCTCTTCGAGAAGTCCGCCGCCTACACCCTCACGCACGTCGTGTTCCACCTGACGGACTGGGGCCACCACCCCGACACCGTCCCCGACGACATCGCCGCCTACCTGCACACCTGGCTGCCGCCCTGGCTCGACACGTGCGTCGAGGCGCAGCACTGGGACCTCTGCGGCGAACTGCTCGCCGTCGCCGCGAGCCTGCCGAGCCCGCCCGCCCCGGACGTCACCGAGGACGCGTGGTCGGCACTGGCCGCCGCGCAGGACGGGGACGGCGCCCTGCCGGAGGTCGGCCGCGGGCCACGCGGTGAGGACGTCCCGCGCGTCTTCGTCAACTGCTACCACTCGACGCTGGTGACCGCCTTCGCCGCCACCCTGACCGTGGCCCGCCGCACCGGCCACCCCCACGGCGGCGACCGGCACACCCTCCGGGAGGCACCGGCATGAGCGGCACCACCGACGCGGGCGGCCTGACCGGCACGGGCGGGATGACGGGCCCGGGCGGGATCCGTCTGATCCAATCGGTCGGCACGGGCGCGCTGGAGTGGCTGCACGCCCACCGTGACGGGTTCGGCCTCGAACCGGACGTCGACCCGGAGACCGGCTTCCTCGACCGCTTCAAACCCGTCGGGGAACTCGCCGTGATCTGCAAGGTCCTCTTCCGGGAGGGCGTCTCCGGCTCCCGCCACGCCGCGCTCGCCCGCCAGCTCATCGACCACGCCTGGCGGGACGTCCTGGACGGGGGCCGCATGCTGGTCCGCGGCCAGCGGATCGAACCCTTCTCGCCCATCCCCTTCGAGGTCTACCTGCCGTTCAAGGAACTCGGCTACGCCCAGCCCGAGCTGGACCGCCTGATCCGCGTCAACCACCGCCTCGCCAGCTGGCAGGCCGCGGAACTCCTCCCCGTCCGCCGGCTGTGCCTGAGCGCCTTCGAGCGCCGCTACGGGCTCACGCCGACCGTGCCCGAGGACGAAGCGGCCGGCCGCACCTGGCTCGCCCGCACCCCGGAGCCGTGGACGGTCGTCACCCGCACCGGGTACGACATCACCCACACCGTCTTCCACCTGACCGACTGGGGCGAGAACCCCGCCGGCCTCCCCCCGGACATCGCCCGCTACCTCGACCTGTGGCTGCCCGCCTGGCTCGACGACTGGGCCGACCTGGAGCGCTGGGACCTGCTCGGGGAGCTGCTCGTCGTGGACGCCTGCCTGCCCCGCCCCACGCTGGACGCCGCCGCGTGGGAGGTGTTCGCCGCGGCCCAGCAGCCCGACGGCGCCATGCCCGCCATCGGCGGCATGCCCGAGGGCGACCCGGAGGACGTGTTCGACATCGTCTACCACTCCACGCTGGTCGCCGCGTTCGCCTCCGTACTGGCCACCTCGCGCGCCTTCACCGCCCTGGTCGACGGGGCCCCCTCGTGACCGCGTCGACCAGCGTCGACCCGGCGCCCGGCGCCCCGGCCGCCAGGACGCGGGAGACCGACGCCGCACGGCTGGACGACGCCGTGCGCGCGGTCGACGCCCCGGACGTCGTCTTCGCCCTCTCCCGCCACGGCCACCGCACGGTCCGCTGCGGCGGCACCGGGCCGCCGCCGCCCGCGCCGCGCGACCGCCTGCGTTACGAACTCGGCTCCGCGTCCAAGCCGTACACCGGACTGCTGCTCGCCCACCTCGTCCACCTCGGGGCGGTGCACGGGACCGACCCGGCCTCTTCCTGTCTGCGCCCCGAGCGCGGCACGACCGTCGGACCCCGCGGCCCCATCACCCTCACCCACCTCGTCACCCACACCAGCGGACTGCCGCCGCTCCCCGTCGACTTCTACGCCCAGGCCCTGCCCCGGTGGGGGACCGACCCGTACGCCGGCTACCCCTCCCGGAGGGTCGTCCGCGCCTTCCTGCGGAGCCGTCCGCGCCACGCGCCGGGCACCCGCTGGCGGTACTCGAACTTCGGCGTCGCCGTCCTCGGCCACGCACTCGCCGCCGCCACGGCGACCCCCTGGGAGGAGCTGGTCACCGG
This portion of the Streptomyces changanensis genome encodes:
- a CDS encoding serine hydrolase domain-containing protein, which encodes MTASTSVDPAPGAPAARTRETDAARLDDAVRAVDAPDVVFALSRHGHRTVRCGGTGPPPPAPRDRLRYELGSASKPYTGLLLAHLVHLGAVHGTDPASSCLRPERGTTVGPRGPITLTHLVTHTSGLPPLPVDFYAQALPRWGTDPYAGYPSRRVVRAFLRSRPRHAPGTRWRYSNFGVAVLGHALAAATATPWEELVTGHVLRPLDLTGTGLRPAGPETDATGHRADGTTPTPPLRIGGFQAAGAVRATPHDLLTFLEAHLTPDGTPLAAALHEVRRPVLRRGFGHRHTHTLTWFRHPAADGGTMYFHSGATSGQTSFLGFRPDRGGALAAVCNRRHGSTNALIPTAYALLWDL
- a CDS encoding low temperature requirement protein A codes for the protein MEHSRHAGWLELFFDLVFVALAGQLAHSLHGDPGPADFAVFLALYLPPWWAWINLTVAANLFEDDTARRRLLMLTAMLSLAVMTVAVTEATGERSTAYALGYAGSRIVLLGLWWPSTTRPIHPGDALVPRWRPLVYCLVPAVGWAASVLVPAPWRFVIWGVLLAAEVGVLFVERSAGLPRRLHVGHLVERVGLFVIIVFGESVVGLIGSLDTEWTAAGGWVALVGFVMLAALWWSYFDFGSAAAETVLRAAAGDRAVPLARDVTAFLHFFVTAGVVAMAGGLATAVEEAGQGHGHLARGAVVALAGGLALYHTAHACIALRFGRRPLLVATWAVPGVGVPLLVIGVAGHLAPWQVVAVLTAEVVAHLLYARWVTTRRLRTRTA
- a CDS encoding DUF6895 family protein, with the protein product MTPPSAGPPRGGPTDLTGRPGRTRPAGEAEPTDETHATGRTDPTGQAGPTDLTAVAGAALSWLSAHRADFRLGPHALEPDADPNASWKRVGELAQLCACVRRSTAPGSPLHGTATALVRHAWHEAGDGALFLDVQRLEPNATYPLEVYAAFADAGLRHPPYEELIGLLVRTRGWRTPELLPNRLLGVLNSEHRAGLAPRRRMDEPLRRTWLGALPEPWLFEKSAAYTLTHVVFHLTDWGHHPDTVPDDIAAYLHTWLPPWLDTCVEAQHWDLCGELLAVAASLPSPPAPDVTEDAWSALAAAQDGDGALPEVGRGPRGEDVPRVFVNCYHSTLVTAFAATLTVARRTGHPHGGDRHTLREAPA
- a CDS encoding carboxylesterase/lipase family protein produces the protein MHVFQTTTGPVRGLRASADVVAVLGIPYAAPPFGADRFRAPRPARPWTEVRDCTAFGPVAPQSARLPGAPAWSPGDEDVLTVNVWTPARVGGRLPVLVWIHGGAYTFGSSAQPDFDGTALARAGLVVVTLNYRVGFEGFGHVPADEPDHAEAGGPGDGTNAHPDNRGLLDQVAALRWVRDNIAAFGGDPGNVTVAGQSAGATSVACLMVMDRARGLFHRAIAHSAASPYATPGVAAATTREVAAAAGCAATARGLASTSPQALVAASDRVVDAYRNDPASGSRHYDPVLYAPVLDGDVLPTDPLARLAAGAARDVDLLVCHTTEEYWLLDAVGSSAKVTTDERLARFVEDFGLPDGLVAGYRAAMPHAPVLDVYLAVFGDLLFGEFTTRLAELHARGGGRVFRSRFDRRRLEPDRVVRAWHCADMPFAFGNLDCPHLEFLIGGPPTPADRELAGRMVRAWADFAATGEPGWPPADGSPAHAHVWTTDGTPADEVPTGVRDLWARVDFPLLRP
- a CDS encoding DUF6895 family protein codes for the protein MTGPGGIRLIQSVGTGALEWLHAHRDGFGLEPDVDPETGFLDRFKPVGELAVICKVLFREGVSGSRHAALARQLIDHAWRDVLDGGRMLVRGQRIEPFSPIPFEVYLPFKELGYAQPELDRLIRVNHRLASWQAAELLPVRRLCLSAFERRYGLTPTVPEDEAAGRTWLARTPEPWTVVTRTGYDITHTVFHLTDWGENPAGLPPDIARYLDLWLPAWLDDWADLERWDLLGELLVVDACLPRPTLDAAAWEVFAAAQQPDGAMPAIGGMPEGDPEDVFDIVYHSTLVAAFASVLATSRAFTALVDGAPS